One genomic region from Pempheris klunzingeri isolate RE-2024b chromosome 4, fPemKlu1.hap1, whole genome shotgun sequence encodes:
- the LOC139200209 gene encoding gap junction delta-2 protein, giving the protein MGDWSILGRFLSEVQNHSTVIGKIWLTMLLIFRILLVALVGDAVYSDEQSKFTCNTQQPGCNNVCYDTFAPVSHLRFWVFQIVLVSTPSIFYIVFVLHKIAKDEKLDGERAQLVAQRPTGPRCGHIGKDGMDALRVGMPTYCPHYREEWDAREREGVEQSLLEDYGEVGEDPTEQSNQVLLIYILHVLLRSVMEITFLVGQYFLFGFEVPHLYRCETYPCPTRTDCFVSRATEKTIFLNFMFSISLGCFVLNIAELHYLGWVYIFRILCSACSTCCSQERDTIRLYSNHNPLLLQLRHSLRGQLVLQTPAAMTPEKTGGLLAHGPAISFETDSTVECTSKRSPESRNKVKVKLANMARLGRTKKSWI; this is encoded by the coding sequence ATGGGTGACTGGTCCATACTTGGTCGCTTCCTGTCCGAGGTCCAAAATCACTCTACCGTGATAGGAAAGATCTGGCTCACCATGCTACTCATTTTCCGTATTTTGCTGGTGGCCTTGGTGGGTGACGCTGTGTACAGTGATGAGCAGTCCAAGTTCACCTGTAACACCCAGCAGCCTGGATGCAACAATGTCTGTTACGACACCTTTGCCCCTGTTTCGCATCTACGGTTCTGGGTCTTCCAAATTGTGCTGGTCTCCACCCCTTCCATTTTCTATATAGTTTTTGTTCTGCATAAGATCGCCAAGGATGAGAAGTTGGATGGCGAAAGAGCTCAGTTGGTAGCCCAGAGGCCTACGGGACCAAGATGTGGGCATATAGGAAAAGATGGCATGGACGCCCTGAGGGTCGGCATGCCTACCTATTGTCCTCATTATAGGGAGGAATGGGATgcaagggagagggagggagtagAGCAAAGCCTTCTGGAGGATTATGGAGAGGTAGGAGAGGACCCCACTGAGCAATCCAACCAGGTTCTGCTCATCTACATCCTTCATGTGTTACTACGATCTGTCATGGAGATCACCTTCCTGGTAGGCCAGTACTTCTTGTTTGGGTTCGAGGTGCCTCACCTGTACCGCTGTGAGACCTACCCCTGTCCTACTCGTACAGACTGCTTCGTGTCACGTGCCACTGAGAAGACCATCTTCCTGAACTTTATGTTCAGCATCAGCCTGGGCTGCTTCGTGCTCAACATCGCAGAGCTCCACTACCTGGGCTGGGTCTACATATTCCGCATCCTCTGCTCAGCCTGCTCCACCTGTTGCAGTCAGGAGAGGGACACCATCAGATTGTACTCAAACCACAAccccctcctgctgcagctcagacaTTCTCTCAGGGGCCAGCTGGTTCTGCAGACCCCAGCAGCCATGACTCCAGAGAAGACTGGAGGCTTGCTCGCACACGGCCCAGCTATCTCTTTTGAGACAGACTCAACTGTGGAATGCACCTCCAAAAGGAGTCcagagagcagaaacaaagtAAAGGTCAAGCTGGCCAACATGGCCAGGCTGGGACGGACTAAGAAGTCTTGGATATGA